Within the Proteiniborus sp. DW1 genome, the region ATTTAGAAGATGTGGCACAAAATCGATTATCTAAAATATCAAAGGAGTTAAATATTAGTCTAAAAAGCGTACAGTGGATATGCGATTTTATTAAATCATTAGAACCTAAACCTGGTAGAGGATTTGCTCATGATAGTGATGAGGTTAAATATATCATACCTGATGTTTATTTATATTATGTTGAGGGAGAGTATGTAATACAAGTAAATGACTCTTCTTCACCAAGATTAATTATTAATAATTATTATAGACAATTATTAAGTAAATCAAGTGACGAGAGTACTATGAACTTTCTCAATGATAGGCTAAACTCAGCAATGTGGCTAATAAAGAGTATAGAACAAAGAAGGATGACTATTTATAAAGTAGTTGAATCTATATTAAAGTATCAAATTGATTTTTTTGAGAAAGGAACAAAATCATTAAAGCCTTTAACCTTGAAAGACATTGCAGAGGAGATTGGTGTTCATGAGTCTACAGTCAGTAGGGCAACTAATGGTAAATACATTCAAACACCTAGGGGATTATTTGAACTCAAATATTTCTTTTCAAGTGGAATAAGTAGTGGAGATGGTACTATATCTTCTACGAGCATAAAATCAATTATTAAAGAGATAGTTGAAAATGAAAATCCTAAAAAACCACTTAGTGATCAACAAATTGTAAAGATTCTTAAGACTAAAAATATAGATATATCTAGAAGAACAATTGCTAAATACCGTGACGAATTAGGTATAGCTTCCTCATCTGGAAGAAGAAGATATTAAAACCTTACATTGTATAACTTTTAATAGGGCAAATTTATTTGATTTGTCGAAATAACATAAAAGGTGTAAAATAATATTAAATATATATACTAGTAGCCAAAAAACTGGGTAAAAATATAAAAAGGTTTTTATCAAGCAAAAAAACAAAGGAAGTCTTTAATGAAACACATTTTATGGATAGTATAAATAGAGAAAATTTAATACTATCCTATTGGGTATAAAAAATAAAAAAGGAGCGAGAAGTATGAGTGAAGTTTTAGATATTATTAAAGACAAAACATTGACATATGAGCAAAGAGTTTTATCACTTGCACGAGCAGCAGAAAATAGTTTAAATGTATTAAACATTAGTGAAGAGGTTCAAAGGCTTAGAGATGAAGGAATAATATGTGGACTCAATGAAGGAAATGCACCATATAGACCTAGGTATATTGTTCCTGATTATGAAAAATTTATGAAAAATGGAAGCGAGTTCTTAGGCTTACATCCTGCTAAGGACATATGGGAGGCTACAAATAATCTTTTAATTCTTTATAAACATGTACCATCAATTACTTCCTTCCCTGTCTATATTGGAAATATAGACACATTATTAGAGCCATATATAGGAGACGAAGAGGAAGCATATAAAGCTATAAAATTATTTTTATTGCATATAGATAGAACAATAACGGATTCTTTTTGTCATGCTAATATTGGACCAACAGACACAAAGGCAGGCAGATTAATATTAAGAGCTTCAAAAGAGTTAGAAACAGCTATTCCAAATATTACATTAAAATACAGTGAAAGCACACCAGATGACTTTGCCATTGAAGCAATAGATACAGCTTTAGTGACTGCTAAACCTAGCTTTGCAAACCATGAAATGTTCGCAGAAGAATTTAATAACAACTATGCAATAGTTAGCTGTTATAATGGACTTACAATAGGCGGGGGAAGCTATACTTTAGTCAGATTAAACTTAGCAGGACTGGCAAAGAAGGCAAAGGATGAACAAGACTTCTTAGATAATGTATTACCTGATGTAGTAGAGAAAATGGCAGGATATATGGATGAAAGAATTAGGTTTATTGTTGAAGAAAGTGGATTCTTTGAAACACACTTCCTTGTAAAAGAAGGTTTGATACAAAAAGATAGATTTACAGCAATGTTTGGGATGTTTGGACTTGCAGAATGTGTAAACCATTTTATTAATTCCGAAAAACAATCAGATAGATTTGGACATAGCGATAAGGCTAATGAGCTAGGAGTTAAGATTATAGAAAGACTTAATGAAGAAGTAAATAAACATAATAATCCATACTGTAAAATATCAGACAATAAATTTTTACTTCATGCTCAAGTAGGTATTGAAACAGATTATGGTATTAGTCCAGGATGTAGAATTCCTATTGGTGAAGAACCTGAACTTCATGAGCATATAATTCAAACTGCATTATTCCATAAGTTCTTCCCATCTGGAATAGGTGATATATTCCCATTTGAGGAAACTGCAAAGAAAAATCCAGAATCAATCTTAGACATAATCAAAGGAGCATTTAAAGAAAAAATGAGATATTTCTCTCTCTACTCATCAGATAGTGATGTGATTAGAATAACTGGATATCTTGTAAAGAAATCAGATATGGAGAAACTAGCTAAGGGAGAGCAAGTACTCCAAGATACAGTAGTGTTGGGATTAGGTGCAGCCAACAATTCTAGGATACTTGAGAGAAAGGTTAGGTAAAATGATAAGAGGTTTAGTAAATAGAATTATTCCCTTTAGCTCTGTAGATGGACCTGGAAACAGAACTGCGATTTTTCTTCAAGGTTGCAACTTTAACTGTCTTTACTGCCACAATCCAGAGACTATAAACCAATGCAACAACTGTGGACTATGTGTAGATGCATGTCATTATAATGCATTATCAATAGTAGATGGAAAGGTTATATGGGATAAATCTGCTTGTGAGAAATGTGATGAGTGTCTTAAGGCATGTAATAGAAATAGCTCCCCAAAGGTAGTTGAGATGACAGTAGAAGAGATAATTGCTGAGATAAAAAAAGTCAAATCCTTTATTTCTGGTATAACAGTATCAGGTGGTGAATGTACGTTACAGGCAAACTTTCTAACAGAATTATTTAAAGAAGCAAAGAAACTTGGACTAACTACATTTGCTGATACCAATGGATATATACCTCTTAAGGACAAGAAGGACCTACTAGATGTTATGGACAAGGCAATGGTAGATATTAAATCCTTTGATAGTGATGAACATAAGATGCTTACTGGAAAAGATAACTCAACAGTCCTTGAAAATGTAAAACTATTAGCTAGCATAGACAAGCTTTTTGAGGTAAGGACCGTTATAGTGCCTGAAGTATTGAATAACTATTATAATGTTGATCAAATAAGTAAGCTTATAGCAAAATTAGATCCTAATATAAGGTACAAAATTATAAAATACAGACCTTTAGGAGTTAGAACAGGCATGATTCAAAGCCATACTCCTTCCGATGAAATGATGAACGAACTTCATGACATTGCCAAAAAAAATGGGCTTAAAGATATAGTATTGTTATAAAGGAACATTTAATTAAAAGTACACAACAAAAGTTGGTCAATAAATCTAACTTTTGTAGGTGTACTTTTTTAGTTGGATTAGCTTAGTCATAAATGGACACAATAATTGAAAAGATAAAATATGAAAAAGTTTTATCTTAACAAAATATATAAAGGTATTGAATTTTATTATTAATATAGTATAATAAAGGTGAGATTATTTTTTTATTCCAATACCGGGACAATTTTTAAACTCCGGGACTACATATGACCTACAATTAAGAAAATAATAATAGTAATGACTATAAAGCATAATGGCAGAGAATAAAAGAAATACTAAGTATTGTATTAGATTTGCTTTATATACAGTTATAATAATGGGTCATTTTTCGACATCTTGGACACAATTCGTCCGCAAGGAGTGTGTTTTGATGAAAGATCTGATTGAACTTCAGAAAAAAATCACACCTGAAATAATTGATATTTTAGAGAAAAGGTATTCAATACTCAGAAATATCTATTATAATCAGCCTATAGGAAGAAGAGCTTTAGCCAATAATTTAGGTCTTGGCGAAAGAGTTATAAGAACAGAAGTAGGTGTTTTAAAAGAACAAGGACTTCTAGACATTGAGACTAATGGAATGAATGTTACAGAAGAAGGAAAAATAATAATTGATAAATTAAAGGATTACATTCATGGATTAAGGGGGCTTAATAGTTTAGAGAAAAAGATTAGGGATATGCTAAGCATAGATAAGGTATATATTGTACCAGGGGATTTAGATGACGATATCATTGCATTCAGAGAAATGGGCAAAACAGCGTCTAATCTTATAAAGCAAGTTACTAAGGAGGGCTATATTATAGGAATTACAGGTGGTACTACTATGGCCCAAGTTGCAGAAGAAATGACAATTGAAAAGACTAAAAGGAATATTACAGTAGTCCCTGCTAGAGGAGGACTGGGAAAGGAACTTGAAACACAGTCAAATAATATTGCGGCCAAAATTGCAAAAAAACTAGGAGGAAGCTATAGGCTCCTGCAAGTCCCTGATAATGTTGGAATTGAAGCTTTAAATGCTCTAATGACTGTTCATGAGGTAAAAGAGGTTTTGGATATTATTAAGAATATGGACATATTAGTCTTTGGCATAGGTAGAGCAGATGTTATGGCCAAGAGGAGAGAATTACAACAGGATAAGATAGACGAGATAAAAAAAGCAGGGGCAGTAGCAGAAGCATTTGGTCACTACTTTAATACTAGTGGAGATATTGTTCTAGAGACGAGTACAATTGGTTTATCTCTAGAGGACTTTAAGAAAATAAACACAGTTATAGGAGTAGCAGGTGGAAAAGATAAAGCTGAGGCAATTGTTGCAGTATGTAAACTACATAGAAATTTGACACTTGTAATTGATGAAGCTGCAGCTAGAAAAATATTATCTATGAATAAAAATGCTACAATATAGTAGCTAATAATATTAAAGGAGGAATTTAAATGTCAATTAAAGTTGCTATTAATGGATTTGGAAGAATAGGAAGAAATGTTCTAAGAATTGCCTTAGAGGACAATGTAAAAGAGCTAGAGTTTGTTGCTGTAAATAGCTCACAAAGCCCAGCAAGCTTGGCTCACCTATTTAAGTATGATACTTGTTTTGGTAAATTTGAAGGCGAAGTAGGTTCTACAGATGATGCAATAGTTGTAAATGGAAAAGAAATAAAAGTAGTAAACAGTAGAGATCCAGAAGGGCTTCCATGGGCAGAGCTAGGAGTAGACCTAGTAATAGAATCTTCAGGTAAGTTTAGAGACAAGGAAAGCAATATGAAGCACATTAAGGCAGGAGCAAAAAAGGTTATAATTACTGCACCTGGTAAAAATGAAGATGCAACTATAGTTATGGGAGTTAATGAAAAAGATTATGACCCTGTAAATCACGTAGTAGTATCTAATGCATCATGTACAACTAATTGTTTAGCACCATTTGCAAAGGTTATAGTAGAGAAATTTGGAGTAGTAAAAGGCTTAATGACAACAGTTCATGCCTATACAAATGACCAAAGAATTCTTGATGGCTCTCACAAGGATTTAAGAAGAGCAAGAGCAGCAGCTGAATCTATTATTCCAACAACTACAGGAGCAGCAAAGGCAGTTGCATTAGTAATTCCTGAGCTTAAAGGAAAGCTTAATGGTATGGCAATGAGAGTTCCTACACCAACAGTTTCAGTAGTTGACGTTGTATTCGAAGTAGAAAGACCTACAACAGCTGAAGAAGTTAATCAAGCATTGAAAGAAGCAGCAGAAGGCGAATTAAAAGGAATACTAGGTTTCTCAGATGAGCCATTAGTTTCAATAGACTATAGAAAAGACCCACGTTCATCAATAATAGATGGATTATCGACAATGGTAATAGACAATATGGTGAAAATAGTTTCTTGGTATGATAATGAATGGGGATATTCTGCAAGAGTTGTAGATTTAGCAGTGTTAATGGCAAATAAGTGGCAATAAGTATTAGAACCGGTTCAATAGTATAGGCTATTGAACCGGATTTTGAACATTTTTATGATGTTATAGCCATTAGGGAGGGATATTATGTTAAACAAAAAGAGTATTGAAGATTTAAATGTAACAGGAAAAAGAGTCTTAGTAAGATGCGACTTCAACGTTCCTATGAATGATAAAGGTGAAATAACAGACGATAGAAGAATAAGGAGTGCAATACCGACTATAGAATACATAATTAACAATGGTGGAAAAGCTATTGTAATGTCCCACTTAGGCAGACCAAAGGGAGAACCTAATCCCAAATATACACTAGAGCCAGTAGCAAAAAGATTAGGTGAATTACTAAATAAGGATGTAATATTTGCAAAAGATGATATGGTAGCAGGTGAAATAACAAAAGAAATAGTAAATAATATGAAAAATTCCGATGTAGTACTATTAGAAAATACAAGATATAGAAAAGAAGAAGAGAAGAATGGAGAAGAATTTGCAAAACAACTAGCTTCATTAGGAGATATGTTTGTAAATGATGCATTTGGCACTGCACATAGAGCTCATGCATCAAATGTTGGACTAAGCAGTCAATTGCCATCTGCATCAGGATATTTAGTGAAAAAAGAAATTGAAATCATGGGCAAAGCAATGTCTAATCCAGAGAGACCTTTTGTTGCTATATTAGGTGGTGCAAAAGTGTCAGATAAAATTAACGTAATTGAGAACTTTCTAGATAAGGTAGATAGCTTGCTAATTGGTGGTGGAATGGCATACACATTCTTAAAGGCACAGGGATTGGAAATAGGTAAATCACTAGTAGAAGAAGATAAAATTGAATTAGCGAAAAATCTATTGGAAAAAGCAAGAGTTAAGAATGTAAACTTAGTATTACCTTTAGACATGGTAGTTGCTAAAGAATTTAAGAATGAAACTGAGTTTAGAACTGTTGATGTTGATAAAATGCCTGAAGATATGATGGGATTAGATATTGGAGAAAAGACAATAGAAGCTTTCTCTGAAATAATAAAAAGTGCTAAGACCATTTTATGGAATGGTCCTATGGGAGTTTTTGAGATGTCAAACTTTGCAAAAGGCACTAATGCTATTGCGAAGGCAATGTCAGAATCAAATGGAATAACTATTGTAGGCGGAGGAGATAGTGCTGCTGCAGTAGAACAAGCAGGATTAGATCATAAGATGACACATGTCTCTACTGGTGGCGGAGCATCACTAGAATTTTTTGAAGGAAAGGTTCTTCCTGGTATCGCTGCAATAGAGGATAAATAAGGAGGGCTAGTTGTGAGGACACCCATTATAGCTGGTAATTGGAAAATGAACAAAACCATAGATGAAGCCATTCAACTAGTTAATGATATTAAGAACAATTTAAAAGAAGAAGTCGAGGTTGTAGTCTGTGTTCCATTTACAGCATTAAATGAAGTAAAGAAAATCATATCTGGTACAAAGCTTAAGCTTGGTGCACAAAATATGCACTGGGAGGAAAGCGGTGCCTTTACTGGTGAAATATCACCTTTAATGCTTAAAGAAATAGGAGTAGATTATGTAATAATTGGTCACTCAGAGAGAAGACAATATTTCAATGAGACAGATGAAACTGTGAATAAAAAGATAAAATCAGCCCTAAAGCATAATATTATTCCAATAGTCTGTGTAGGAGAGGCTTTGGAGCAGAGAGAGGACAATATTGAGAAAGAAGTAGTAAAATCTCAAGTATTAAAAGCTTTTGAGGATATATCTGCGGAAGATATGGTCAAGATTGTAATTGCATACGAGCCAATATGGGCAATTGGCACAGGAAAGACAGCAACAAAAGAAGAAGCTAATGATATGATATCATTTATAAGAACAACAATAATGGATAAATATGACAGAGGGGTATCAGACAAGGTTAGGATACAATATGGAGGAAGTGTTAAACCAAACAATATTACTGAGATAATGAATCAATCAGATATTGATGGTGCATTAGTAGGGGGAGCTAGCTTAAAACCAGAGGAGTTTATTAAGCTAATTAGTTTTTAAAGAGGTGCAAACATGAAAAAAAGCTTAGTAGCAATTATAATACTAGATGGTTGGGGATTAGGAAAAGAATACGAAGGAAATGCGATACTCAAGGCTAAGACCCCTAATTATAGACTTTTAGTGGAGAATTATCCAAGCACTACCCTAGAGGCTAGTGGACTTTCAGTAGGATTGCCAGAGGGACAAATGGGAAATTCTGAAGTTGGACATCTTAACATAGGTGCTGGAAGGATAATATATCAAGAATTGACTAGAATAACAAAGTCTATTGAGAATAAAGAGTTCTTCAATAAAAAAGAACTTTTAGATGCTATAGAAAACTGTAAAAAGAATAAATCAAAGTTACATTTAATGGGTCTACTATCAGATGGAGGAGTTCATAGTCACAATAGTCATCTATATGCGCTTTTAGAACTTGCTAAGTCTAAAGGGCTAGAGGATGTATATATCCACTGCTTCTTAGATGGGAGAGATGTTCCTCCTAAAAGTGGTAAAGGTTTCTTAGAGGAATTAGAAGCAAAGATATCAGAAATTGGAGTAGGGAAAATAGCTACAATTGCAGGTAGATATTATGCAATGGATAGGGATAAGAGATGGGATAGAACTCAGTTGGCTTACGAAGCACTAACTCTAGGAGTAGGCAATACTGGAGGTTCAGCAATAGAGATTATTAATAAATCTTATGCAGACGAATTAACAGATGAATTTGTTGTGCCTTCAGTAATAATGAATAAAAATAAGCCTGTTGCAGTAGTAGATGAGGGAGATTCTATTATATTCTTTAACTTTAGGCCTGATAGGGCAAGACAATTAACAAGGGCATTTGTAGATGAGGACTTTGAAGGCTTTGAGCGTAAGAAAAAGGTCAATACTCATTATGTGTGCATGACTCAGTATGATAAGACCATAGAAAACGTAGAAATAATTTACAAACCTCAAAGCTATACAAATACACTAGGTGAGTATATAAGTTCATTAGGCATGAAGCAACTAAGGATTGCAGAAACTGAAAAGTACGCTCATGTTACTTTCTTTTTCAACGGAGGTGTTGAAAAACCAAATGAAGGTGAAGACAGGATATTGATACCCTCTCCAAAGGTAGCAACATACGATTTAAAGCCTGAAATGAGTGCTATAGAAGTTAAAAATGAAGTAATAAACAGAATTAAAAGTGGAGTATATGATCTAATTGTACTTAACTTTGCTAATACAGATATGGTAGGACACACAGGAGATTTTAATGCAGCTGTAAAAGCTATTGAAATAGTTGATGCTTGTCTTGGTGAAATAGTTCATGAAATTAATAAAGTAAATGGAAAAGTGCTTATTACAGCAGATCATGGGAATGCTGAAGAGATGATAGATACAGAAACAGGGGGGAAGCTTACTGCCCATACTACTAATAGAGTACCATGTATAATTGTAGGCGAAGGTAATGTAAAGCTGAGGGAAGGAATTTTAGCAGACATTGCCCCCACTTTATTAGATATTATGAATGTTCCAATTCCCCGGGAAATGACTGGAACATCATTGATAATTAAGTAGTTTTAGCGATAGTGGAACAGTAGTTTAATGATAGTGTAGCGATAGCTAAACAATTGTTCAACTACTGCTCACTATTGGTCGAATTAAAACAAGGAGGTTAACAACCATGACAATGATAACAGACATTTATGCGAGAGAGATACTTGACTCGAGAGGAAATCCAACAGTAGAGGTTGAGGTATGGACAGAAAGTGATGGATATGGAAGAGCAGCAGTGCCTTCAGGTGCTTCTACTGGTGCTTTTGAAGCTGTAGAATTAAGAGACAATGACAAAGATAGATATTTAGGCAAAGGAGTAACTAATGCTGTAAATAATGTCAATGAGATAATAGCTCCTGAAATTATAGGGATGGATGCACTAGACCAAGTAGCTATAGATATGAGGCTTATAGAGCTTGATGGTACAGATAATAAGGGGAAACTAGGAGCTAACGCAATTCTTGGAGTGTCAATGGCAGTTGCAAAAGCAGCAGCTGATACATTAGGATTACCACTATATCAATATTTAGGTGGAGTAAATTCAAAAACCCTACCAGTTCCAATGATGAACATACTAAACGGTGGAGAGCATGCTGATAATAATGTAGATATTCAAGAATTCATGGTAATGCCAGTTGGGGCACTTACTTTTAGAGAAGCTCTTAGAATGGGAGCAGAAATATTCCACAATTTAAAGAAAGTTCTAAAGGATAAAGGATTAAATACTGCTGTAGGTGATGAAGGCGGATTTGCTCCAAACTTAAGCTCTAATGAAGAAGCTCTAGCTACTATAGTAGAAGCAATTAAAAAGGCTGGATATAAACCAGGAGAAGAAGTATTCTTAGCATTAGACGTAGCTGCTACAGAAATGTACAACAAAGAAACTAAAGTTTATACTTTAGCAGGTGAAGGAAAAGAGTTCACTTCGGCTGAAATGATTGATTTCTACGAAGAATTAGTTAATAAATATCCTATTATATCAATAGAAGATGGTTTAGATGAAGAAGATTGGGAAGGCTGGAAAGCCTTAACAGAAAGATTAGGAGATAGAGTTCAATTAGTAGGTGACGATTTATTTGTAACTAATACAAAAAGACTAGAGAAAGGCATTCAAACTGGAGTTGCTAACTCAATATTAATTAAGCTTAACCAAATTGGTACTATTACAGAAACCCTTGATGCTATTGAAATGGCAAAGAGAGCTGGATATACAGCAGTTGTTTCACATAGATCAGGTGAGACTGAAGACTCTACTATTGCTGATTTAGTAGTAGCTGTTAATGCTGGACAAATAAAGACAGGTGCACCTTCAAGAACAGATAGAGTAGCTAAATACAATCAATTGCTTAGAATAGAAGATATGCTTGGTGAATCTAGCCAGTATAGAGGAAGAGAAGTCTTTTATAACATAAAAAGAAAATAAAGTAAGCAAGAAGGTATGAATTTCCTAAATTTGCCGAATACTATCAATAGTCAACTATTGATAGTATTCGGCAATTAGGTTTAAAAGCTCATAAACACCTAAATACTTGTTGATTTTATATTGCCACTGTGTTAAAATTATTGTGTTCATGAGACAGAACAGGAGGTGGAAAGATGCAAACATTATTTTATATTTTAATTGTAATAGCGAGCTTGGCACTTATTGCTAGTGTATTATTACAGTCAGGAAAAAGTGCTGGATTATCTGGCAGCATAGGCGGTGGAGCAGAGAGCATTTGGGGTAAAAACAAAGGAAGAAGCTATGAAGGAATACTTAGTAAAATAACTACAATATCTGCAATAGTGTTCGTTATATCAGCATTAGTTTTAACTGCATTGCAGTAATAGTAATTTTTAGTCAAGGAGGAAAGGGTATATGGACATATTTTTAATCTCAGCACCAGTTGTTGGGATAATTGCGCTGTTATTCGCTTTGTATAAAGCATCAACAATTAACAAGGTATCTCCTGGTAATGATAGAATGAAGGAAATAGCATCTTACATTGCAGATGGTGCTATGGCTTTTCTTTCAAGAGAATATAAAACTTTAGCAATATTTGTTGTTATATTATTTATAATTTTATCATTAGGGATAGATATATTAACTGGTGTAAGCTTCTTAATTGGAGCGATTTTTTCAGCTTTAACAGGATTTTTTGGAATGAAAGTTGCTACAAAAGCCAATGTTAGAACTGCTAGCGCTGCAAAGGATGGTGGAATGAATAAAGCTCTTAGCGTAGCATTCTCTGGTGGAGCAG harbors:
- the tpiA gene encoding triose-phosphate isomerase; the protein is MRTPIIAGNWKMNKTIDEAIQLVNDIKNNLKEEVEVVVCVPFTALNEVKKIISGTKLKLGAQNMHWEESGAFTGEISPLMLKEIGVDYVIIGHSERRQYFNETDETVNKKIKSALKHNIIPIVCVGEALEQREDNIEKEVVKSQVLKAFEDISAEDMVKIVIAYEPIWAIGTGKTATKEEANDMISFIRTTIMDKYDRGVSDKVRIQYGGSVKPNNITEIMNQSDIDGALVGGASLKPEEFIKLISF
- a CDS encoding YjjW family glycine radical enzyme activase, coding for MIRGLVNRIIPFSSVDGPGNRTAIFLQGCNFNCLYCHNPETINQCNNCGLCVDACHYNALSIVDGKVIWDKSACEKCDECLKACNRNSSPKVVEMTVEEIIAEIKKVKSFISGITVSGGECTLQANFLTELFKEAKKLGLTTFADTNGYIPLKDKKDLLDVMDKAMVDIKSFDSDEHKMLTGKDNSTVLENVKLLASIDKLFEVRTVIVPEVLNNYYNVDQISKLIAKLDPNIRYKIIKYRPLGVRTGMIQSHTPSDEMMNELHDIAKKNGLKDIVLL
- the secG gene encoding preprotein translocase subunit SecG, with the translated sequence MQTLFYILIVIASLALIASVLLQSGKSAGLSGSIGGGAESIWGKNKGRSYEGILSKITTISAIVFVISALVLTALQ
- a CDS encoding sugar-binding domain-containing protein yields the protein MKDLIELQKKITPEIIDILEKRYSILRNIYYNQPIGRRALANNLGLGERVIRTEVGVLKEQGLLDIETNGMNVTEEGKIIIDKLKDYIHGLRGLNSLEKKIRDMLSIDKVYIVPGDLDDDIIAFREMGKTASNLIKQVTKEGYIIGITGGTTMAQVAEEMTIEKTKRNITVVPARGGLGKELETQSNNIAAKIAKKLGGSYRLLQVPDNVGIEALNALMTVHEVKEVLDIIKNMDILVFGIGRADVMAKRRELQQDKIDEIKKAGAVAEAFGHYFNTSGDIVLETSTIGLSLEDFKKINTVIGVAGGKDKAEAIVAVCKLHRNLTLVIDEAAARKILSMNKNATI
- a CDS encoding phosphoglycerate kinase, whose amino-acid sequence is MMLNKKSIEDLNVTGKRVLVRCDFNVPMNDKGEITDDRRIRSAIPTIEYIINNGGKAIVMSHLGRPKGEPNPKYTLEPVAKRLGELLNKDVIFAKDDMVAGEITKEIVNNMKNSDVVLLENTRYRKEEEKNGEEFAKQLASLGDMFVNDAFGTAHRAHASNVGLSSQLPSASGYLVKKEIEIMGKAMSNPERPFVAILGGAKVSDKINVIENFLDKVDSLLIGGGMAYTFLKAQGLEIGKSLVEEDKIELAKNLLEKARVKNVNLVLPLDMVVAKEFKNETEFRTVDVDKMPEDMMGLDIGEKTIEAFSEIIKSAKTILWNGPMGVFEMSNFAKGTNAIAKAMSESNGITIVGGGDSAAAVEQAGLDHKMTHVSTGGGASLEFFEGKVLPGIAAIEDK
- the gap gene encoding type I glyceraldehyde-3-phosphate dehydrogenase, whose product is MSIKVAINGFGRIGRNVLRIALEDNVKELEFVAVNSSQSPASLAHLFKYDTCFGKFEGEVGSTDDAIVVNGKEIKVVNSRDPEGLPWAELGVDLVIESSGKFRDKESNMKHIKAGAKKVIITAPGKNEDATIVMGVNEKDYDPVNHVVVSNASCTTNCLAPFAKVIVEKFGVVKGLMTTVHAYTNDQRILDGSHKDLRRARAAAESIIPTTTGAAKAVALVIPELKGKLNGMAMRVPTPTVSVVDVVFEVERPTTAEEVNQALKEAAEGELKGILGFSDEPLVSIDYRKDPRSSIIDGLSTMVIDNMVKIVSWYDNEWGYSARVVDLAVLMANKWQ
- the eno gene encoding phosphopyruvate hydratase, whose amino-acid sequence is MTMITDIYAREILDSRGNPTVEVEVWTESDGYGRAAVPSGASTGAFEAVELRDNDKDRYLGKGVTNAVNNVNEIIAPEIIGMDALDQVAIDMRLIELDGTDNKGKLGANAILGVSMAVAKAAADTLGLPLYQYLGGVNSKTLPVPMMNILNGGEHADNNVDIQEFMVMPVGALTFREALRMGAEIFHNLKKVLKDKGLNTAVGDEGGFAPNLSSNEEALATIVEAIKKAGYKPGEEVFLALDVAATEMYNKETKVYTLAGEGKEFTSAEMIDFYEELVNKYPIISIEDGLDEEDWEGWKALTERLGDRVQLVGDDLFVTNTKRLEKGIQTGVANSILIKLNQIGTITETLDAIEMAKRAGYTAVVSHRSGETEDSTIADLVVAVNAGQIKTGAPSRTDRVAKYNQLLRIEDMLGESSQYRGREVFYNIKRK
- a CDS encoding YjjI family glycine radical enzyme, which encodes MSEVLDIIKDKTLTYEQRVLSLARAAENSLNVLNISEEVQRLRDEGIICGLNEGNAPYRPRYIVPDYEKFMKNGSEFLGLHPAKDIWEATNNLLILYKHVPSITSFPVYIGNIDTLLEPYIGDEEEAYKAIKLFLLHIDRTITDSFCHANIGPTDTKAGRLILRASKELETAIPNITLKYSESTPDDFAIEAIDTALVTAKPSFANHEMFAEEFNNNYAIVSCYNGLTIGGGSYTLVRLNLAGLAKKAKDEQDFLDNVLPDVVEKMAGYMDERIRFIVEESGFFETHFLVKEGLIQKDRFTAMFGMFGLAECVNHFINSEKQSDRFGHSDKANELGVKIIERLNEEVNKHNNPYCKISDNKFLLHAQVGIETDYGISPGCRIPIGEEPELHEHIIQTALFHKFFPSGIGDIFPFEETAKKNPESILDIIKGAFKEKMRYFSLYSSDSDVIRITGYLVKKSDMEKLAKGEQVLQDTVVLGLGAANNSRILERKVR
- the rpoN gene encoding RNA polymerase factor sigma-54; this translates as MRLGFDLTLEQAQKLIMTPELRQAIQILQFTGQELWQYVEKQMEDNPLLELENKRENEENIEAYDNKLKEVDWKEYSEQYDDISYRNTINRDENENTFENYVSARTSLKEHLFFQLNLSIFDKKLKKIGEFIIECIDRNGYLINSASEIAEQLSVEVNLVEKVIKIIQTFEPAGICARNLKECLLLQLEAKGVNNPDIREIIINYLEDVAQNRLSKISKELNISLKSVQWICDFIKSLEPKPGRGFAHDSDEVKYIIPDVYLYYVEGEYVIQVNDSSSPRLIINNYYRQLLSKSSDESTMNFLNDRLNSAMWLIKSIEQRRMTIYKVVESILKYQIDFFEKGTKSLKPLTLKDIAEEIGVHESTVSRATNGKYIQTPRGLFELKYFFSSGISSGDGTISSTSIKSIIKEIVENENPKKPLSDQQIVKILKTKNIDISRRTIAKYRDELGIASSSGRRRY
- the gpmI gene encoding 2,3-bisphosphoglycerate-independent phosphoglycerate mutase, with protein sequence MKKSLVAIIILDGWGLGKEYEGNAILKAKTPNYRLLVENYPSTTLEASGLSVGLPEGQMGNSEVGHLNIGAGRIIYQELTRITKSIENKEFFNKKELLDAIENCKKNKSKLHLMGLLSDGGVHSHNSHLYALLELAKSKGLEDVYIHCFLDGRDVPPKSGKGFLEELEAKISEIGVGKIATIAGRYYAMDRDKRWDRTQLAYEALTLGVGNTGGSAIEIINKSYADELTDEFVVPSVIMNKNKPVAVVDEGDSIIFFNFRPDRARQLTRAFVDEDFEGFERKKKVNTHYVCMTQYDKTIENVEIIYKPQSYTNTLGEYISSLGMKQLRIAETEKYAHVTFFFNGGVEKPNEGEDRILIPSPKVATYDLKPEMSAIEVKNEVINRIKSGVYDLIVLNFANTDMVGHTGDFNAAVKAIEIVDACLGEIVHEINKVNGKVLITADHGNAEEMIDTETGGKLTAHTTNRVPCIIVGEGNVKLREGILADIAPTLLDIMNVPIPREMTGTSLIIK